The following are from one region of the Gossypium hirsutum isolate 1008001.06 chromosome D03, Gossypium_hirsutum_v2.1, whole genome shotgun sequence genome:
- the LOC107950567 gene encoding anthocyanidin 3-O-glucosyltransferase UFGT translates to MLTPNLVYQNYQCTAPYLPTWTGLWLFNNPFSCPYPSKLNLSRAAVMSQLVDPHVAVLAFPHGTHAAPLLAIIDRLASASPKTLFSFFGTAQSNNSIFFSTSQPTPPNVKAYNVDDGVPGGYVFVGKPQEDIELFMEVAPQNLRKAMELAVEESGRKVSCLVADAFFWFAKQIAVENGVPWVSFWTAGACSLSSHVYTDLIREKFGVGGIVGREDETLNFIPGMSKVRIRDLPEGIVLGNLESFFSRMLHRMGQVLPEATAVFLNSCEELDPDRTTDLKSKFKQYLNVGPFILATPPPSVPDPYGCLTWLDKQKPATVVYISFGSVVTPPPNELVALAEAVEASQVPFIWSLRDKSKVHLPNGFLERANGMVVPWAPQRDVLAHGAVGVFITHGGWNSLVESIAGGVPMIFRPFFGDHGVNGRMVEDVWEIGVIVESGVLTKNGIMRGLDLILAQEKGKKMRENLKEVVALAQISVGANGSSTKNFKKLLDLVCSQNHA, encoded by the exons ATGCTAACCCCCAATCTTGTATATCAAAATTATCAGTGTACGGCACCATACTTACCAACCTGGACGGGCCTATGGCTATTTAATAATCCATTTTCCTGCCCTTACCCATCCAAGCTCAACCTTTCCCGCGCAGCAGTGATGTCACAGCTTGTTGATCCCCATGTTGCTGTTCTCGCATTCCCTCACGGCACCCACGCTGCTCCACTCCTCGCCATCATCGACCGGCTAGCCTCGGCGTCCCCAAAGACCTTGTTTTCCTTCTTCGGCACTGCACAATCCAACAACTCTATCTTCTTCTCCACATCCCAACCAACTCCACCGAACGTTAAAGCTTATAACGTAGACGATGGAGTACCCGGAGGCTATGTTTTCGTGGGGAAGCCTCAGGAGGACATCGAGTTGTTCATGGAAGTTGCACCCCAGAATTTGAGGAAGGCAATGGAACTGGCAGTGGAAGAGAGTGGGAGGAAAGTGAGCTGCTTGGTTGCTGATGCTTTCTTTTGGTTTGCCAAGCAGATAGCGGTGGAGAATGGTGTGCCTTGGGTATCTTTTTGGACTGCAGGGGCTTGCTCCCTCTCTTCCCATGTTTATACTGATTTAATAAGGGAAAAATTTGGTGTTGGAG GCATCGTTGGGCGAGAAGATGAAACCCTCAACTTCATTCCTGGGATGTCTAAAGTACGAATCCGTGACTTGCCTGAAGGAATTGTCCTTGGAAACTTGGAATCATTCTTCTCGCGCATGCTGCATCGAATGGGCCAAGTTCTACCAGAGGCAACTGCAGTCTTCCTAAACTCTTGTGAAGAACTAGACCCTGATAGGACAACTGATTTGAAATCCAAGTTCAAGCAATACCTGAATGTTGGACCGTTCATCCTTGCAACACCACCACCATCCGTTCCAGATCCATATGGTTGCCTAACATGGCTCGACAAGCAAAAACCTGCAACCGTGGTGTATATCAGCTTTGGATCAGTTGTGACCCCACCTCCAAATGAACTTGTTGCACTAGCAGAAGCAGTAGAGGCTAGCCAGGTTCCTTTTATATGGTCTCTTAGAGATAAATCAAAGGTACATCTGCCCAATGGGTTCCTAGAAAGGGCAAATGGTATGGTAGTTCCATGGGCTCCCCAGAGAGACGTGCTAGCCCATGGTGCTGTTGGGGTGTTCATAACTCATGGCGGTTGGAACTCACTAGTAGAGAGCATAGCAGGTGGGGTGCCAATGATTTTCAGGCCGTTTTTTGGGGATCACGGGGTGAATGGAAGAATGGTGGAGGATGTATGGGAGATTGGTGTGATTGTTGAGAGTGGGGTTTTGACGAAGAATGGAATAATGAGGGGCTTGGATCTAATTTTGGCAcaagaaaaagggaagaaaatgagagaaaatttgAAGGAAGTTGTTGCACTTGCACAAATATCAGTTGGAGCAAACGGAAGCTCCactaaaaatttcaagaaattgtTGGATTTGGTATGTAGCCAAAATCATGCCTAG